The Prionailurus viverrinus isolate Anna unplaced genomic scaffold, UM_Priviv_1.0 scaffold_35, whole genome shotgun sequence genome window below encodes:
- the KRT28 gene encoding keratin, type I cytoskeletal 28 produces MSLRFSSGSRHICLWSGAGSVRPSSGGLGFAGSNACGSSVAGSGFSCALGGGLGNVPGGNHAGGVLGNAACAGFAGSEGGLLSGNEKVTMQNLNDRLASYLGNVRALEEANAELERKIKGWYDKYGPGSCRGLDHDYSRYYQIIEELKNKVISSTIANANVILHIDNARLAADDFRLKYENELALHQNTEADINGLRRVLDELTLCRTDQELQYESLSEELRYLKKNHEEEMQALQCAAGGNVNVEMNAAPGVDLTVLLNNMRAEYEDLAEQNRRDAEAWFNERSATLQQQISDHAGAATSARSELTDMKRSLQTLEIELQSLLAMKQSLECSLTETEGNYCTQLAQIQAQIGALEEQLHQVRTETEGQKLEYEQLLDIKVHLEKEIETYCRLIDGDGNSCSKSKRFGSGGSGSSPKELSKTTLVKTVVEEIDQRGKVLSSRVHSIEEKTSKMTSNKTEQRVPF; encoded by the exons ATGTCTCTCCGATTTTCTAGTGGGTCTAGGCATATTTGCTTATGGTCTGGAGCTGGGTCTGTCAGACCATCCAGTGGAGGCTTAGGCTTTGCAGGCAGCAATGCATGTGGCAGTTCTGTGGCTGGAAGTGGATTTTCCTGTGCCTTGGGAGGGGGCCTGGGCAATGTTCCTGGGGGGAACCATGCTGGTGGTGTCCTTGGAAACGCTGCTTGTGCTGGCTTTGCTGGAAGTGAAGGGGGACTTCTGTCCGGGAATGAGAAGGTGACCATGCAGAATCTTAACGACCGCTTGGCATCCTACCTGGGAAACGTGCGAGCTCTGGAGGAGGCAAATGCCGAactagagagaaaaatcaagggCTGGTATGATAAATATGGGCCTGGATCTTGCCGTGGACTTGATCATGACTATAGCAGATACTACCAGATAATTGAAGAACTTAAGAATAAG GTTATCTCTTCCACTATTGCTAACGCTAACGTAATTCTGCATATTGACAATGCCAGACTGGCTGCGGATGACTTCCGGCTAAA GTATGAAAATGAGCTTGCCCTTCACCAAAACACAGAGGCTGACATCAACGGGCTGCGGAGAGTCCTAGACGAACTGACGCTCTGCAGGACCGACCAGGAGCTGCAGTACGAATCCCTGAGCGAAGAGCTGAGGTACCTCAAGAAGAACCACGAAGAG GAAATGCAGGCCCTGCAGTGCGCGGCGGGCGGGAACGTGAACGTGGAGATGAACGCGGCGCCCGGCGTGGACCTCACGGTCCTGCTGAACAACATGCGGGCCGAGTACGAAGACCTGGCCGAGCAGAACCGCAGGGACGCGGAGGCCTGGTTCAACGAGAGG AGCGCCACCCTGCAGCAGCAGATCTCCGACCACGCGGGCGCGGCCACTTCGGCCAGGAGCGAGCTGACCGACATGAAGCGCAGCCTGCAGACCCTGGAGATCGAGCTGCAGTCGCTCCTGGCAATG AAACAGTCCCTGGAGTGCTCCCTGACCGAGACCGAAGGGAACTACTGCACGCAGCTCGCCCAGATCCAGGCTCAGATCGGGGCCCTGGAGGAACAGCTGCACCAGGTCCGAACCGAGACGGAGGGCCAGAAACTGGAGTACGAGCAGCTGCTCGACATCAAGGTCCACctagaaaaggaaattgagaccTACTGCCGCCTGATAGATGGAGACGGGAA ctCATGCTCCAAATCAAAGCGCTTTGGATCAGGAGGCTCAGGGAGTTCACCCAAAG AGTTATCCAAAACCACATTGGTAAAGACAGTGGTTGAAGAGATAGATCAACGTGGTAAAGTTCTTTCATCGAGAGTCCACTCCATTGAAGAAAAGACATCTAAAATGACCAGTaacaaaacagagcaaagggTTCCTTTCTAG
- the KRT27 gene encoding keratin, type I cytoskeletal 27 gives MSVRFSAASRRLGSSGGVGFGAGNACGVPGIGSGFSCAFGGSSPAGGYGGGLGAGTASCTAFMGNEHGLLSGNEKVTMQNLNDRLASYLENVRALEEANADLEQKIKGWYEKFGPGSCRGLDHDYSRYFPIIDDLRNQIISVTTSNANIILQNDNARLTADDFRLKFENEQALHQSVDADVSGLRRVLDELTLCRTDLEIQLETLSEELAYLKKNHEEEMKALQCAAGGNVNVEMNAAPGVDLTVLLNNMRAEYEDLAEQNRRDAEAWFNEKSASLQQQISDDAGATTSARNELTEMKRTLQTLEIELQSLLAMKHSLECSLTETEGNYCTQLAQIQAQIGALEEQLHQVRTETEGQKLEYEQLLDIKVHLEKEIETYCRLIDGEDGSCVKSKGYGGPGNQTKDSSKTTMVKTIVEEIDPRGKVLSSRVHTVEEKSTKANNIKSEQRVPS, from the exons ATGTCTGTGCGCTTTTCTGCTGCATCCAGACGGCTTGGCTCTAGCGGGGGAGTGGGTTTTGGGGCTGGAAATGCATGTGGTGTGCCAGGCATTGGAAGTGGCTTCTCTTGCGCTTTTGGGGGCAGCTCACCTGCAGGAGGCTATGGCGGAGGGCTCGGAGCGGGGACGGCCTCTTGTACTGCCTTCATGGGGAACGAACACGGCCTCCTGTCGGGCAACGAGAAGGTGACCATGCAGAACCTCAACGACCGGCTGGCCTCCTACCTGGAGAATGTGCGTGCCCTGGAGGAGGCCAACGCTGACCTGGAGCAGAAGATCAAGGGCTGGTATGAGAAATTTGGGCCTGGTTCCTGTCGTGGTCTTGATCATGATTACAGCAGATACTTCCCAATAATTGATGACCTCAGGAACCAG ATAATTTCTGTAACTACCAGTAATGCCAATATTATCCTGCAAAACGATAACGCAAGACTAACGGCTGATGACTTCAGGCTAAA GTTTGAAAACGAACAGGCCCTTCACCAGAGCGTTGACGCGGACGTCAGCGGTTTGCGCAGGGTCCTGGATGAGCTGACTCTGTGCAGAACGGACCTAGAGATCCAGCTGGAAACTCTGAGCGAGGAGCTGGCTTACCTCAAGAAGAATCACGAGGAG GAAATGAAGGCCCTGCAGTGCGCGGCGGGCGGGAACGTGAACGTGGAGATGAACGCGGCGCCCGGGGTGGACCTCACGGTCCTGCTGAACAACATGCGGGCCGAGTACGAAGACCTGGCCGAGCAGAACCGCAGGGACGCGGAGGCCTGGTTCAACGAGAAG AGCGCTTCGCTGCAGCAGCAGATTTCCGACGACGCTGGTGCCACCACCTCAGCTCGGAATGAGCTTACGGAAATGAAACGTACTCTTCAGACTCTGGAGATTGAACTTCAGTCCCTCTTAGCAATG AAACACTCCCTGGAGTGCTCCCTGACCGAGACCGAAGGGAACTACTGCACGCAGCTCGCCCAGATCCAGGCTCAGATCGGGGCCCTGGAGGAACAGCTGCACCAGGTCCGAACCGAGACGGAGGGCCAGAAACTGGAGTACGAGCAGCTGCTCGACATCAAGGTCCACctagaaaaggaaattgagacttACTGCCGCCTGATAGATGGAGAGGATGG CTCTTGTGTTAAATCAAAAGGCTATGGAGGACCAGGAAATCAAacaaaag ACTCATCTAAAACCACCATGGTTAAAACGATTGTTGAAGAAATAGATCCTCGTGGCAAAGTTCTCTCATCCAGAGTTCACACTGTGGAAGAGAAATCCACCAAAGCCAACAATATAAAGAGTGAACAGAGGGTGCCTTCCTGA